The nucleotide sequence GCAACACGCCCGGACACGGGAGCAGTTCGGTCGACCGGTCGGGGCCTTCCAGGCGGTCAAGCATTTGTGCGCCGAACTGTTGGTGCGGGTGGAGGTGGCGCGGGCGGCGGTGTACGCGGCGGCTGTGACCGCCGATCCCGTGGACATCGCGGCTGCCCGGCTGCTCGCCGACGAGGCGGCGGTGCGCGGGGCCCGCGACTGTCTCCAGGTGCACGGCGGCATGGGGTTCACCTGGGAGGCCGACGTACATCTGTGTCTGAAGCGGGCGTGGGTACGGGCGGAACGTGGCGGATCGATCACGCAGAGTGAGGAGTTGTTGGCGGGAGAACTGCTGATCGAGGCGGGTTGACCGCGCTGACCAGGAGAGGAACGGAAATGTGTGGCAGGGTCCCGGCTGAATGTCGCGGAACGTGGCATACCGGAATTACCGAGCGTTGATACCGGGTTGTGTCCTAGGTGTGACTTGTCACGGCCTGGAGTCGGAGTCCCGCTCCGGTACCTTCTGGTGGATGCGAGTGGTTCCGAGGTCGAGCCGAGCCGGTGTTGCCCCTGTGGCGGCCCCGGATCCGGCGGTGCGCGGCGCTCGTGAAGTGGGCCGGAGTCCCGTCGCTCCGGTCTGTTCGACTCCCCGCGACGAGCGTCGCACAGTATGCCGTATGCGTACTCCTTCGCGCTGGAATATGCCCGAAGCGCTTGTTGGGGTGACTGTACGTCAACCATGCTGTCTTGTAAGGGGATCACGTTCCGTGATCCCGGTGCCGACGGTGTCGATGACGGTGGCGTCGGCCAGGCAGCAGATGACCACGATCGTGGCCCCTGAGGGGCGTGCGGCGATGTGTCCGCCGGTTCGGATGGTGTGAGCGGTGCAGGTGCTTCAAGTGCAGCTGGAGATCCGGCCCGACCCCACAGAGGTGGGTCGCGCACGGAGATGGGCCCGTTCACGGCTCGCCGGGTCCGGGATAGGAGACGACGAGCCACTCGCCGAGACGCTGATCCTCCTCGTCTCCGAGCTGGTCACCAACGCGGTTGTCCACACCGGCCGTCCGGCCGTGCTGCGGCTGCTGCTGTCCTGCCTTCGTGACGGTGCGATCGGCATGGTCCGCCTCGAGGTCGCCGACACCAGCGCGTGTCCGCCGACGCCGCGGTGCGCCGACGGCGACGAGACGGGCGGGCGAGGCCTCGCCCTCGTCGAGGTCCTCGCGGACCGCTGGGGCTGGTCCTACGAGGGTGTCGGCAAACGCATCTGGTGCGAGCTCGACCGGGTGGTGCCCGGGGTGACCGGCGCGGTGGGTGTCTCGGGGGCGTCGGGTGGCGCGCCGGGTGCGGGGAACGGCGTCGTGACACCGGCGGTCTACCCGGCGTGCGGTGCGGTGACCGGGGTCGCCGCGGTCGCCCGGGAGAGCCTGGCGCGCGAGGGATTGGCGTACGAGTCGGTCTAGGACCGGAGTTCCCGGCGGGCCGGAGGTGCGGCGGGCCGGGAGTCGGTTCCGCTGCTCGGCGGCGACGAGGTGCCGCCGCGCCCACCCCTGCCGCCCCAGCGGCGTGATTGCCCTCAGCCGGCGCTGAGGGCGGCGCCGGGGTGCGCTCCTTCAGCGGCGCGGGGAACCGCGCGATCAGCCGCGTACGGCCTGGGGGCGCACGACATCGCGTACCTCCGACGCAGGGGCGCACAGCCGGGCGGGATTCGCGCCGCACGAGCCTGCGCGCGAGCGCACGGCGTTGGACGGGCGGCCGGTGGTGGCCGAACCGCGCGCCGGGACGTGCTTCCGTACGCACCGCCGCGACGACGGTTTCGCCTGACTGGTCCCCGAACGGGTGTTGACGTGTCGTGTCCGTTTGATCACGCTTGTGTTCAGCGATTCGCCGCGAGGGGACGACGAGGGTTTCGATGACGGAAGCCCTCGACGAGCGTGGGTCGCGTTTCGGCGTCGACTCCCGACAGGGCCCGCAGGGCGGGGCGGGGTGCGGGGGTGCGTCGAAGCCGGATGGTGGCGCGCGGTGCCGTGCTCGGGGCGGGCGACGGCGCGCCGCCGCCGGCCGACTCGGTGCCCTCGGGGGCCCTCAGGGGGCCTACAGGATGGCGATCGGTGCCACCGGTGTGCCCGTGGCGCCGACGAACGGCTCGGGCATGGCCGAGAGCAGGAAGTCGTACCGCCCAAGTTTTCCACAGGCTGTGGACAACTCTTCGAGATTCCAGTTCTGTCCCTGCGGCATGCCCATCTCGACCAGGTCGAGCGCGTGCACCGGCAGCCACAGGTCCTCGATCTCCGGCGGGAAGATCTCGAACGTCAGGGTGTCATTGGCGACGGCCGCGACATCACGCGCGTGGAACCACTCCGGGGTGCGGAGCGAGAGCCCCGGCGACGGGAACGCGTACGCGTGCTTGTCGCCGGTGAGGTAGGTCCGGATCTGCCCGGTGCGGACGAGGACGATGTCACCCGCGCGGACCCGGGTGCCCGCCAACTCCTCGGCCGCGTCCAGGTCTTCGGGGGTGACCGCGTGGTTGCCGGGGAGGCGGTCGTCGCCGAGGCCCAGGGCGCGCGGGATGTCCAGAAGGACGCCGCGCGAGACGATGTGCCGCGCCTTGTCGATGCCGGCGAAGGCCGCGCCGCCGTGCGGGGTGATGGTGGCGGCCGGGCGGCCGTTGTAGATCCGGCCCGAGTGCGAGACATGCGTGAGCGCGTCCCAGTGGGTCGCCGCCTGGAGCCCCATCGTCACCGCGTCGTCGCTGCACGCGACCGTGCCCGGACCGAAGATCTCCTGGTTGATCTGCACCATCGCGTGCAGCGGGTTCACCCTGCCCGGCATCATCCCCGTCTGCACGCCGTCCTGTTGGAGGGGCAGCGCGAGCGGCACGCGGCGACCGGAGCGGACCGAGGCGGCGGCCTCCCGCACGACCTCGTCGGTGATCAGGTTGAGGGTGCCGATCTCGTCGTCCGCCCCCCAACGCCCCCAGTTGTTCACGCGCTTGGCGATCTCCGTGAACGCTGCGAACTCCGTGGGTGATGACATCGGGCCTCCCCGGGGCTTGTGGTGGCGTATCCGACGGGTCGTAGAATCGCCGTGCGGGGCGAATCTAACGACCCGTCAGCTAACGGTCCGTCAGAAACTGCGATGAGGGGAAGGGGCCGGGGTGGGAAACTTCTTGGCAGGCAAGGTCGTCGCCGTCACCGGAGCGGGGCGGGGGATCGGCCGTGCGGTCGCTCTCGGCGCCGCCGCCGAGGGCGCGCGGGTCGTCGTCAACGACTACGGCGTCTCCGTGGACGGCTCCGAACCCACCAGTTCCGTCGCCGAGACCGTCGTCAAGGAGATCGAGGCGGCCGGGGGCGAGGCGGTCGCCGTCGCCGACGACATCTCCACGATGGCCGGCGGACAGCGGGTCGTGGACGCGGCGGTCGAGACGTACGGGCGGATCGACGGGGTCGTGTGCGTCGCCGGGATCCTGCGGGAGCGGATGCTGTTCAACATGGCCGAGGACGAGTGGGATCCGGTGATCGCCACGCATCTGAAGGGCACGTTCACGGTGTTCCGGGCCGCGTCCGCCATCATGCGGAAGCAGCGGGCGGGGACCCTGATCGGGTTCACGAGCGGCAACCACCAGGGGTCCGTCTCCCAGGCCAACTACAGCGCGGCCAAGGGCGGGATCATCTCGCTGGTGCGCAGCGCCGCGCTGGGCCTGCACCGGTACGGGGTGACCGCGAACGCGGTGGCGCCCGTCGCGCGTACGCGGATGTCCGCCGGTGTCCCGATGGAGCTGACCGAGATCGGTGAGCCGGAGGATGTGGCCGCGTTCGTGGTGTATCTGCTGTCGGACCGGGCTCGGGAGGAGCGGATCACGGGGCAGGTGTACACGGTCGCCGGGCCGAAGATCGCGGTGTGGGCGCAGCCGCGGGAGCTGCGCTCGGCGTACGCGGAGGAGGGCTGGACGCCGGAGAGGATCGCGGAGGTTCTGCCGGGGGCGGTGGGGGTGGACCCGATGCCGATGCTGGAGCGGGTGGAGGGGATGGCGCGGGCGGCGGCGACTGGGGAGCGGCCGAACGCCTAAGAGGGTGGGTGTTTCGGTTCGTTGGCGGGTGGGGTGGTGTGTGGTTGCTCGCGCAGTTCCTCGCAGCCCCTGAAAGGCAGGGGCTGCGCCCCGTGAACCGCGCGACCAGCCCCCACTCACCTGCAGCCGACAAACGGGAGGTGGCATGGACTTCGGGTTCAGTGACGAGGACGAGGCGTTCCGGGCGGACGTGCGGGTGTGGCTGGGGGCGCACGCCGGGGTGCGGGAGGACCGGCGGGCCTGGGAACGGACCCTCGGAGCCGCCGGGTGGATCGGGCTCGGGTGGGGTGAGGGGGGTTACGGGAATCGGACCGCCTCGCTCACTCAGCAGGTCGTGTGGGCCGAGGAGTACGCCCGGGCCGGGCTGCCCGCGCGGTCGGGGCACATCGGCGAGAAGCTGTTGGCGCCGACCCTGATCGCGTACGGAAGCGCGGAGCAGAAGCGGCGGTTCCTGCCGGCGGTCGCGCGCGGCGACGAACTCTGGTGCCAGGGCTACAGCGAACCCGGTGCCGGGTCGGATCTCGCCGGGGTGCGGACGAGGGCGGAGTGTGCGGGGGACGGGTCGTACCGGATCACCGGGCAGAAGATCTGGACCTCGCTGGCCCATGAGGCCGATTGGTGCTTCGTGCTGGCCCGTACCGAGGCGGGGTCCGCACGCCACCACGGGCTGTCGCTGCTGCTCGTGCCCATGGACCAGCCGGGGCGGATCGAGGTGCGCCCGATCCGGCAGATGACGGGCACGAGCGAGTTCAACGAGGTGTTCTTCGACGGGGCGCACGCCCGCGCGGAGCACGTCGTCGGGGGCGAGGGGAACGGCTGGCGGGTCGCCATGGGTCTCCTCGGCTTCGAGCGGGGGGTGTCGACCCTCGCCCAGCAGATCGGGTTCGAGCAGGAGTTGGGGGACGTCGTACGGGCTGCCGTGGACAGCGGGGCGGTTGACGATCCCGTCGTACGCGACCGTCTCGTACGGCAGTGGGCCGAGCTGCGGGTGATGCGGTGGAACGCCCTGCGGACACTGGGAGGTCCGGAGGGTGGTCCGGGGTCCGGCTCGGGGTCTGGGTCTGGGTCCGGGTCTGGGTCCGGCTCGGGGGGCGGGGGCGCGGAGGCCGGCGCGCCGAGTGTGGCCAAGTTGCTGTGGGGGCGGTGGCATCGGCGGCTCGGGGAGCTGGCCATGGAGGTGCGGGGCGCGGGGGCGGTGGTGGGGCCGCGCGAGTGGTCGGCGCAGGAGCCGTACGAACTGGAGCCGTTCCAGCAACTGTTCCTGTTCAGCCGGGCCGACACCATCTACGGCGGTTCGGACGAGGTGCAGCGCACGATCATCGCCGAGCGGGTGCTCGGTCTGCCGAGGGAGCCGAGAGGCGAGGGGTGAAGACCATGCGCGGAGTGGTGTTCGACGGGAAGCGGGCCGAGGTCGTCGACGATCTGGTCGTGCGGGAGCCGGGGCCCGGTGAGGTGCTGGTGGCCGTCTCGGCCGCCGGGCTCTGCCACAGCGACCTGTCGGTGGTGGACGGGACGATTCCGTTTCCGGTTCCGGTGGTGTTGGGACACGAGGGTGCGGGGGTCGTCGAAGCGGTGGGCGCGGGGGTCGGGCATGTCCGGTCAGGGGACCATGTGGCCCTGTCCACCCTCGCCAACTGCGGGGCCTGCGCCGACTGCGACCGGGGGCGGCCGACCATGTGCCGTAGGGCGATCGGGCGGCCCACACGGCCGTTCTCGCGGGGCGGGCGGGAGCTGTTCCAGTTCGCCGCGAACTCCGCCTTCGCGGAGAAGACCGTGGTCAAGGCCGTGCAGGCCGTACGGATACCGAAGGACGTCCCGCTGACCTCCGCCGCGCTGATCGGGTGCGGGGTGCTGACCGGCGTGGGTGCGGTCCTCAACCGGGCGCGCGTCGACCGGGGGGACGGTGTCGTCGTGATCGGGGCCGGGGGGATCGGGCTCAACGTCGTCCAGGGCGCGCGGATCGCGGGGGCGACGCGGATCGTCGCCGTGGACGCCAATCCGGAGAAGGAGGCGGTGGCGCGGCGGTTCGGGGCCACGCACTTCCTCACCTCCGTGGACGGCGTACGGGACATCCTCCCCACGGGCGCCGACCACGCCTTCGAGTGCGTCGGCCGCGTCGAACTCATCCGCCAGGCCGTCGACCTGCTGGACCGGCACGGCCAGGCGGTACTGCTGGGGGTACCGGCCGCGACCGCCGAGGCGTCCTTCCTCGTCTCCTCCCTCTACCTGGACAAGTCGATCCTGGGATGCCGCTACGGCTCCTCGCGACCGCAGCGGGACATCGCGCTCTACGCCGAGCTGTACCGGGAGGGCCGCCTTCTCCTGGACGAGCTGGTCACGGCCACGTATCCGGTGGAGGACTTCGCGAAGGCGGCGGAGGACGCGGGAGAGGGGCGGGTGGCGAGGGCGGTGCTCACCTTCTAGACCACCGGTTCTGGACCACCGGTTCTAGACCACCGGCCGGGCAGGTCGATCACGTCCGGCGTCTTCCGCACGTCCGGTGTCTTCCGCACGTCCGGTTCCCTCTGCGCGGCCGGTTCCCTCCGCGCGCCCGGTTCCCTCCGCGCGCCCGGTCCCCTCCGCCTTGAACGTCCGTCGGTACGCCGTCGGAGTCACCCCGAGCACACCCTGCAGATGCTGCCGCATCGACTGGGCCGTGCCGAAGCCCGCGTCGTGGGCGACCTGGTCGATGGAGAGGGCGGTGGACTCCAGGAGGTGGCGGGCCCGTTCGACGCGCTGCTGGGTGAGCCACTGGCCGGGGCTGACGCCGACCTCCTCGCGGAAGCGGCGCGTGAAGGTGCGGACGGACATGGACTCCTGCTCGGCCATGTCGCGGAGCTGGATCGGTTCGTGGAGGCGCCGCAGGGCCCAGGCGCGGGCGGCGGTCGTGGTCGCGGACTGCGGCGCGGGCAACGGCCGCTGGATGTACTGGGCCTGCCCGCCGTCCCGGTGCGGCGGTACGACCGTACGCCGGGCCACGTCGTTGGCGACGCCGGTGCCGTGGTCGCGTCGTACGAGATGCAGGCACAGGTCGATGCCGGCCGCGACGCCCGCCGAGGTGAGGACGTCGCCGTCGTCGACGAAGAGGACGTCCGCGTCTACCCGGATCTTCGGGAAGAGCCGCTGGAAGTGTTCGGCGTGGTACCAGTGCGTGGTCGCCGGGCGGCCGTCGAGGAAGCCCGCCGCGGCCAGGACGTAGCCGCCGGTGCAGATGGAGACCAGCCGGGTGCCGGGGCGGATGTGGGCGAGGGCGGCGGCCAGTTCGGGGGTGAGGACGCCGTCCTCGTGGACCGGGCCGAGTTCGTACGAGGCGGGGACGACGACCGTGTCGGCGGTGGCGAGGGTCTCCGGGCCGTTCGGGACGAGGATCTCGAAGTCGGCGTCCGTCTCCACCGGGCCGGGCGGCCGGATCGAGCAGGTGACGATGTCGTACAGCGCCCGCCCCGCCGCGTCCCGCGCCATGCCGAAGATGCGCTGCGGGATGCCGAGCTCGAAGGGCAGCAGCCCGTCGAGGGCGAGGACCACGACGCGGTGGCGGACCGGGGGAGGGACAGGGGGCCTGGTGGGCGGCTCGGCGGGCATGGCCCGATCCTAATGAATGCTGTCCTGCAGGCCACTCGTGCGGCAAGGCCGCAGGTCGGGAAGGTTGATGGCATGACCCAGACAGCCGACGACGCTCGTCCCGCCGACGACGACGCCCGCGCCACCGCTGCCGCCGCGGACCTCCGTCCCGCCGACGTCCCTCCCGTCGCTGACGCTCGTCCCGCTGCCGGCGACCGGGGTCCCGCCGAGGCACGCCCCGCCGAGGCACGCCCCGCCGGGCGGGCCCGGATCCACCGCGCCTGGTTCGTCGCCGCCGTCACCTTCGTGACGATCATCGGGGCGGCGGCCTTCCGTTCGCTGCCGGGTCTGCTGATCGATCCGCTGCACCAGGAGTTCGACTGGTCGCGCAGCACGATCGCGTCGGCGGTCTCGATCAACCTGGCGCTGTACGGCCTGACGGCTCCCTTCGCCGCCGCGCTGATGGACCGCTTCGGCATCCGCCGGGTTGTCGCCGTCGCCCTGACGGTGATCGCGCTCGGGGCCGGTACGACGGTGTGGATGACCTCGGCCTGGCAGCTGATGCTCTGCTGGGGCCTGCTGGTGGGGCTCGGCTCCGGTTCGATGGCGCTGGCCTTCGCGGCGACCGTCACCGACCGCTGGTTCACCGCACGGCGCGGCCTGGTCTCGGGCATCCTGACCGCCGCCTCGGCGTCCGGGCAGCTGATCTTCCTCCCCCTGCTGTCGTGGATCGTCTCCGAACGCGGCTGGCGGCCCGCCTCCGTCACCGTCGCCCTCGCCGCGCTGGCCGTCGTCCCCTTCGTCTGGCTGCTGCTGCGGGATCACCCGGCGGACGTGGGGCTGAAGCCGTACGGGGCGAAGGAGTTCGTGCCGAAACCGGGACCGGTGACGGGAGCGGCGCGGCGGGCGGTGAGGGTGCTCTTCTCGGCGATGCGGACCGGGCCGTTCTGGCTGCTCGCCGGCACGTTCGCGATCTGCGGCGCCTCCACCAACGGCCTCATCCAGACCCACTTCATCCCCGCCGCCCACGACGAGCACATGCCTGTCAGGGCGGCGGCCTCGCTGCTGGCCGTCATCGGGATCTTCGACGTCCTCGGCACGATCGCCTCGGGCTGGTTCACGGACCGCTTCGACTCGCGCCGGCTGCTGGCGCTGTACTACGCGTTCCGGGGCATCTCGCTCCTCTTCCTCCCGATCCTGCTGGCCCCCGCCGTCCATCTCCCGATGATCTTCTTCATCGTCTTCTACGGCCTCGACTGGGTCGCCACCGTCCCGCCCACCATGGCCCTGTGCCGTGAGCACTACGGCGAGGACAGCGCCATCGTCTTCGGCTGGGTCCTCGCCTCCCACCAGATCGGCGCCGCCCTCGTCGCCTTCCTGGGCGGCCTCGCCCGCGACATCTTCGGTTCGTACGACGTCGTCTGGTACGCCTCGGGCGCGCTGTGCGCGGCGGCGGCCCTGATGGCCCTGGTGATTCGGAGGCGGGGGGCGGGGAGGGTGGGGGTCGCCTGAGCCGTCCCACAGATGCGACCGGGACCGCGTGCGGAGCAACCGTTTCGGCCGGGGCACACTCCCTGTGAGGGGAGGGATGGCGGTGATGGACATGGCGACGGCTGGGGTGGCGGCGGAGGGCACGGCCCGGAAGGGGGCCGCGCCGTCGGCGGTGGCGATGGCGGTGCTGGGCGTGGAGGGCGCGCTGTTGTGTGCGGTGCTGTTCCTGGTGGGACTCGGTGAGTCGCCGGGACTCGGTGGTGGAGAGCCTTTCGTGGCTTTCGCCGTGGCTCCGCTGCTGCTCCTGCTCGTCCTGTTCGCCGCCACCGTGCTGACCGCGGCCTACGTCCTCCCGGCCCTCCTGCTCGCGCACTGGACCGCACGGCAGCTGACGGGCCGTATCGCCTGGTGGTGGATCCCGCCCGCCTGCACCCTGTGGGTGCTCCCCGCCCTGGCCGTCCCGTCCTGGCACCTCACCGGCCTCGCGCTCTACGCGGCTGTCCTGTCGCCGACCCTGGCAGCACACCACACCCTCGCACGCGCCGACGCGGGCCGCCCCGTCCAGCCCTGCGCGGCCATCCTCACGTGGGGCACGCTGGCCGTGCTGTGTGTGGTGGTCGTGGGCGGGGTGGTGAGGGGGTAGCCGGTCGAGGCGTGGGGCAGCAGGGGCCTGTGGGTCGGGGCTCCTTGGCCGTGGGGATGGCCCCGCCCGCCTCGAACCGCGCCACGGCAGGCAGGGCGGGGCAGGGCTGCGGCATCCCTGCCCTCTGTGCGAGTTGCGCCCGTCCTGTTGGTCAGGCCCTGAGCTCCCCGAACCGTCCTCTGTGGAACAGCAGCGGTGGCGTGGCTTCGTCGTCCGTGCCCAGCGCCTTCACCCGGCCCACCACGATGAGGTGGTCGCCGCCGGTGTGCACGGCGTGGATCGCGCAGTCGATCCAGGCGGCGGCGCCGGTGAGGCGGGGGGAGCCCGTGGCGGGGGCCGGGGTGTGGGCGACGTCGGCGAACTTGTCCGCGCCGCTCACCGCGAAGCGTCGGCACAGGTCGCCCTGATCCGCGCCGAGTACGTTCACGCAGAAGACACCCGCGCGGGCGATCAGGGGCCAGGTCGTCGACGTACGGCCGACCATGAAGGCGACCAGCGGCGGATCGAGGGAGAGGGACGAGAACGACTGGCAGGCGAAGCCGGCGGGGCGGTCGGCGGGACAGTCGGCGGGGCGGCCGTCGAGGTGTTCGGTGAGGCGCCCGGTGACGGCGGGGTCGTCGGCCGACGGGGTCGGCGCCGGTGCGGTGATCACCGTGACACCCGTCGCGAAGTTGCCCAGTACGCGCCGGAATTCGGCCTGGTCCACCGGAGCGCGCTCATCCTCGCCGACGCAGCGCAGCTCGGGGCGCGGCAGTGCTTCGACGACAGGTTCCGTGCGCGTCGTCCTACGGCTTCCGTCCGCCGGGTCCGACCTCAGATAGCGGACGGCGGTGGCTGCCATTCCAGCGTGTCCCATCACATCACCATTGGAGCTGACGATCCGTCAGAAGTGAAGGCCGGTCCCGTAACGGTTCTCCCGCACCCGTCAGCGGCCCTCGTAACTCGTCAGCGGCCCTCGTAGTGCGGTGTCCGTCGCTCCACGAAGCTCGCCACGCCCTCCTGGGCGTCCCGCGTCGTCATGTTGATCTCTTGCGCGGCGGCCTCGGCGGCGAAGGCGGTGGCGCGGTCGGCGTCGAGGGAGGAGTTGACCAGATGTTTGGTCAACGCCAGGGCGCGGGTCGGGCCGGCGGCGAGACGTTCGGCCCACTCGCGGGCCGTCTTCTCCAGGTCCTGGGCGGCGACGACACGGTTGACGAGGCCGAGGCGCTCCGCGTCGGCGGCGGACAGGGCGTCGCCGAAGAACATCAGCTCCTTCGCCCGGTGGGGGCCGACGAGGCGGGGGAGGAGATACGCGCCACCCCCGTCGGGGACGAGGCCGCGCCGTACGAACACCTCGATGAAA is from Streptomyces sp. NBC_01314 and encodes:
- a CDS encoding flavin reductase family protein, producing the protein MGHAGMAATAVRYLRSDPADGSRRTTRTEPVVEALPRPELRCVGEDERAPVDQAEFRRVLGNFATGVTVITAPAPTPSADDPAVTGRLTEHLDGRPADCPADRPAGFACQSFSSLSLDPPLVAFMVGRTSTTWPLIARAGVFCVNVLGADQGDLCRRFAVSGADKFADVAHTPAPATGSPRLTGAAAWIDCAIHAVHTGGDHLIVVGRVKALGTDDEATPPLLFHRGRFGELRA
- a CDS encoding acyl-CoA dehydrogenase family protein, translating into MDFGFSDEDEAFRADVRVWLGAHAGVREDRRAWERTLGAAGWIGLGWGEGGYGNRTASLTQQVVWAEEYARAGLPARSGHIGEKLLAPTLIAYGSAEQKRRFLPAVARGDELWCQGYSEPGAGSDLAGVRTRAECAGDGSYRITGQKIWTSLAHEADWCFVLARTEAGSARHHGLSLLLVPMDQPGRIEVRPIRQMTGTSEFNEVFFDGAHARAEHVVGGEGNGWRVAMGLLGFERGVSTLAQQIGFEQELGDVVRAAVDSGAVDDPVVRDRLVRQWAELRVMRWNALRTLGGPEGGPGSGSGSGSGSGSGSGSGGGGAEAGAPSVAKLLWGRWHRRLGELAMEVRGAGAVVGPREWSAQEPYELEPFQQLFLFSRADTIYGGSDEVQRTIIAERVLGLPREPRGEG
- a CDS encoding GlxA family transcriptional regulator, with translation MPAEPPTRPPVPPPVRHRVVVLALDGLLPFELGIPQRIFGMARDAAGRALYDIVTCSIRPPGPVETDADFEILVPNGPETLATADTVVVPASYELGPVHEDGVLTPELAAALAHIRPGTRLVSICTGGYVLAAAGFLDGRPATTHWYHAEHFQRLFPKIRVDADVLFVDDGDVLTSAGVAAGIDLCLHLVRRDHGTGVANDVARRTVVPPHRDGGQAQYIQRPLPAPQSATTTAARAWALRRLHEPIQLRDMAEQESMSVRTFTRRFREEVGVSPGQWLTQQRVERARHLLESTALSIDQVAHDAGFGTAQSMRQHLQGVLGVTPTAYRRTFKAEGTGRAEGTGRAEGTGRAEGTGRAEDTGRAEDAGRDRPARPVV
- a CDS encoding ATP-binding protein → MQLEIRPDPTEVGRARRWARSRLAGSGIGDDEPLAETLILLVSELVTNAVVHTGRPAVLRLLLSCLRDGAIGMVRLEVADTSACPPTPRCADGDETGGRGLALVEVLADRWGWSYEGVGKRIWCELDRVVPGVTGAVGVSGASGGAPGAGNGVVTPAVYPACGAVTGVAAVARESLAREGLAYESV
- a CDS encoding MFS transporter — protein: MTQTADDARPADDDARATAAAADLRPADVPPVADARPAAGDRGPAEARPAEARPAGRARIHRAWFVAAVTFVTIIGAAAFRSLPGLLIDPLHQEFDWSRSTIASAVSINLALYGLTAPFAAALMDRFGIRRVVAVALTVIALGAGTTVWMTSAWQLMLCWGLLVGLGSGSMALAFAATVTDRWFTARRGLVSGILTAASASGQLIFLPLLSWIVSERGWRPASVTVALAALAVVPFVWLLLRDHPADVGLKPYGAKEFVPKPGPVTGAARRAVRVLFSAMRTGPFWLLAGTFAICGASTNGLIQTHFIPAAHDEHMPVRAAASLLAVIGIFDVLGTIASGWFTDRFDSRRLLALYYAFRGISLLFLPILLAPAVHLPMIFFIVFYGLDWVATVPPTMALCREHYGEDSAIVFGWVLASHQIGAALVAFLGGLARDIFGSYDVVWYASGALCAAAALMALVIRRRGAGRVGVA
- a CDS encoding SDR family NAD(P)-dependent oxidoreductase, which codes for MGNFLAGKVVAVTGAGRGIGRAVALGAAAEGARVVVNDYGVSVDGSEPTSSVAETVVKEIEAAGGEAVAVADDISTMAGGQRVVDAAVETYGRIDGVVCVAGILRERMLFNMAEDEWDPVIATHLKGTFTVFRAASAIMRKQRAGTLIGFTSGNHQGSVSQANYSAAKGGIISLVRSAALGLHRYGVTANAVAPVARTRMSAGVPMELTEIGEPEDVAAFVVYLLSDRAREERITGQVYTVAGPKIAVWAQPRELRSAYAEEGWTPERIAEVLPGAVGVDPMPMLERVEGMARAAATGERPNA
- a CDS encoding cyclase family protein, encoding MSSPTEFAAFTEIAKRVNNWGRWGADDEIGTLNLITDEVVREAAASVRSGRRVPLALPLQQDGVQTGMMPGRVNPLHAMVQINQEIFGPGTVACSDDAVTMGLQAATHWDALTHVSHSGRIYNGRPAATITPHGGAAFAGIDKARHIVSRGVLLDIPRALGLGDDRLPGNHAVTPEDLDAAEELAGTRVRAGDIVLVRTGQIRTYLTGDKHAYAFPSPGLSLRTPEWFHARDVAAVANDTLTFEIFPPEIEDLWLPVHALDLVEMGMPQGQNWNLEELSTACGKLGRYDFLLSAMPEPFVGATGTPVAPIAIL
- a CDS encoding Zn-dependent alcohol dehydrogenase, translated to MRGVVFDGKRAEVVDDLVVREPGPGEVLVAVSAAGLCHSDLSVVDGTIPFPVPVVLGHEGAGVVEAVGAGVGHVRSGDHVALSTLANCGACADCDRGRPTMCRRAIGRPTRPFSRGGRELFQFAANSAFAEKTVVKAVQAVRIPKDVPLTSAALIGCGVLTGVGAVLNRARVDRGDGVVVIGAGGIGLNVVQGARIAGATRIVAVDANPEKEAVARRFGATHFLTSVDGVRDILPTGADHAFECVGRVELIRQAVDLLDRHGQAVLLGVPAATAEASFLVSSLYLDKSILGCRYGSSRPQRDIALYAELYREGRLLLDELVTATYPVEDFAKAAEDAGEGRVARAVLTF